The following are encoded together in the Serratia odorifera genome:
- a CDS encoding flavin reductase family protein, which produces MESHIAPVALEKAYRLINHGPTVLVSARDGDCDDIMTVAWACAMDFSPPKLNVVLDKVAKTRQLIERSGTFVVQVPTAAQLPLTHYLGTHSLLTDSQKLTNSGVQLLDIDGHDMPFVAGCSAWLACRLIAEPHNQAAHDLFIGEIVGAWSDTRIFSDGHWHFETADPALRSLHYIAGGHYYTIGDALTVAQPGAE; this is translated from the coding sequence ATGGAAAGCCATATCGCCCCGGTGGCGCTGGAAAAAGCCTACCGCTTGATTAACCATGGCCCTACGGTTCTGGTCTCGGCGCGTGATGGCGACTGTGACGATATCATGACCGTTGCCTGGGCCTGTGCGATGGATTTTTCGCCGCCCAAGCTCAACGTGGTGTTGGACAAGGTAGCCAAAACGCGCCAGCTAATCGAACGCAGCGGCACTTTTGTGGTCCAGGTGCCCACCGCGGCACAGCTGCCATTAACCCACTATCTGGGCACGCACAGCCTGTTGACGGATAGTCAAAAACTGACCAACAGCGGGGTGCAACTGTTAGACATTGATGGCCATGATATGCCGTTTGTTGCGGGGTGCAGTGCCTGGCTGGCGTGTCGGCTGATAGCCGAACCTCACAATCAGGCGGCGCACGATCTGTTTATTGGCGAGATCGTCGGCGCCTGGTCGGATACCCGTATATTCAGCGACGGGCACTGGCATTTCGAAACCGCCGATCCCGCGCTGCGCAGCCTGCATTACATCGCCGGCGGCCACTATTACACCATCGGCGATGCGCTGACCGTGGCTCAACCTGGCGCTGAGTAA
- a CDS encoding LysR family transcriptional regulator, with the protein MMNIMHPALRRLDLNLLPVFDAIYRHRSVRLAADELAMSTSALSHALSRLRDSLNDPLFYRQGHRMCPSVYASQLAPAIASSLAFLNRQLTPQPEFDAATSSERLQIAITDFTAFCIFPALMHTLQHHAPGLHFELLYLPHSPALTELLAGEVDLALGFSTPEDIRYPELDEISWFEDEYVVISNPQRTRLTLEDYLAARHLVVTPWNEKQGVVDLQLEQMGYTRQIAIKTPSMLSAPFIVAQSDLLMAIPRFAAEKLMPAADIKLFALPFAIRRFEVKIYSHKRSGQRGATNWLKSQLQMLAKEMN; encoded by the coding sequence ATGATGAATATTATGCATCCGGCGCTGAGGCGCCTTGACTTAAATCTGCTGCCGGTTTTTGACGCAATTTATCGTCACCGCTCGGTTCGTCTGGCGGCGGATGAACTGGCGATGAGTACATCGGCGCTGAGCCATGCGCTGTCGCGACTGCGTGACAGCCTGAACGATCCGCTATTTTACCGGCAAGGCCACCGTATGTGCCCCAGCGTGTATGCCAGCCAGTTGGCGCCGGCCATTGCATCGTCACTGGCTTTCCTCAATCGGCAGCTGACGCCACAGCCGGAGTTTGATGCTGCTACCAGTAGCGAGCGGTTACAGATTGCGATTACCGATTTTACCGCCTTCTGCATTTTCCCTGCCCTGATGCACACACTGCAGCATCATGCCCCCGGCCTGCACTTTGAGTTACTCTATTTGCCGCACAGCCCGGCGCTGACGGAACTGCTGGCAGGCGAAGTGGATCTGGCGCTGGGATTCAGCACGCCGGAAGATATCCGCTATCCGGAACTGGATGAAATCAGCTGGTTTGAAGATGAGTATGTCGTTATCAGCAACCCCCAGCGTACGCGGCTGACGCTGGAGGATTATCTCGCCGCCCGACACCTGGTTGTAACACCGTGGAATGAAAAGCAGGGCGTTGTGGATTTACAGCTGGAACAGATGGGGTATACGCGGCAGATAGCAATCAAAACACCGTCGATGCTCAGTGCGCCGTTTATTGTTGCACAAAGCGATCTGCTGATGGCGATCCCCCGTTTTGCCGCCGAAAAGCTGATGCCGGCAGCCGATATCAAGCTATTTGCCTTACCGTTCGCCATCCGCCGGTTTGAGGTGAAGATTTATTCACATAAACGCAGTGGCCAGCGGGGCGCGACCAACTGGCTGAAGAGCCAACTGCAAATGCTGGCAAAAGAGATGAATTAG
- a CDS encoding CS1 type fimbrial major subunit, with the protein MMNLKKIGLAASLLACGFAANADTPQVDFTVEAVIPDNSFYVTPVNGWNAQSQKMRWDEPSMSVVEADPGKQLKMKNTAGGIKAYLNGAPTLTSGAGTDAIPLTVSLAGKTLPVTSATAVELYNSTAAATEQTATMAISQSSTLSARPAAGNYMGPVTMIFDTVPVVTP; encoded by the coding sequence ATGATGAACCTGAAAAAAATCGGCCTGGCGGCTTCCCTGTTGGCCTGCGGCTTTGCTGCCAATGCGGATACGCCGCAGGTGGACTTTACCGTGGAAGCGGTGATCCCTGACAACAGTTTCTACGTTACCCCGGTCAACGGTTGGAATGCTCAGTCGCAGAAAATGCGCTGGGATGAGCCGAGCATGTCGGTAGTTGAAGCCGATCCGGGCAAGCAGCTGAAGATGAAAAATACCGCCGGCGGCATCAAGGCATACCTCAACGGTGCTCCGACCCTGACCTCGGGCGCAGGCACCGACGCGATTCCTCTTACGGTCAGCCTGGCGGGTAAGACGCTGCCGGTGACTTCGGCAACCGCAGTTGAGCTGTATAACTCCACGGCGGCGGCAACCGAGCAGACCGCTACCATGGCGATCAGCCAGAGCAGCACCCTCAGTGCACGTCCGGCGGCAGGCAATTACATGGGCCCGGTCACCATGATCTTCGATACGGTCCCGGTAGTAACCCCATAA
- a CDS encoding CS1-pili formation C-terminal domain-containing protein, which translates to MPFLQLVTAIAFAITLSLSAVAQASQSLASQAADMPAEFREHFFNAPISARVVLDGKVLGDAMIVLTEDDRAQIIQFTDPAESSYPESERQRWLQAFSSALPLGQCDGRCPHGLMAVDYNLSDARLVLITPASESGAADRWFSLPESGSSGLLLNNQLSISGSRQQTALGWTGGAEAATGSWTTVSQYQLDRSSGSANETRHAVTSLYSQREFQQHFVRAGLFTPDSQGLLHQPYSRGGGVSTLVGAMAGSSETLLKDAGFASLYPVYVTANREGVAEVYRDGSLINAQPVAPGMQMLDTTVLPAGIYDVEIRVLEDGRESSRVTETINKPMRWRNTGQRLRYNLFAGQQRTLFNSDSTLGTGEPAAGASLNYLLHPRATLGLAWQKIGKETQIGSSLDFQPADALQFYGNLWNSSATGYGFDSQAVLSHRRGNVAFGHSRSWFRPAEGFGAQRTSSPQAEYNSVLSATWRFNSENNVNARITHHSRGRGPGVDVGYSSRTRVAGTSVNWRLSGFDRPYQDSSALRNRGVSLSLSFPLGGEGRSGSVSVGSRTDTTGTRDLYASASVSQQWGDNSIIRETSGTLTADRHGASLSTYNSFNTSVAEGSFWGQRSSVDGGLSGGLNTGSTLAFGKGKAVMTQQVAHHQGGGMIVDVVSDDDSAELVALHQSGGTTLKPGRNFIPVEAWKPGTVQLDFPGTEAPALKIQPEYLDYHHIRGGVSTHQVRVMKTVTVMGRLVNREGLALGGAQVINHAGRTVTESDGVFTLELHEKNPVVTVEHPSGAQCEIRLNPGSQKQEDMIFAGNLTCDGLPLADSNTRSTLQDG; encoded by the coding sequence ATGCCATTTCTCCAACTTGTCACCGCAATTGCATTCGCCATTACCCTGAGCCTTTCCGCTGTAGCTCAGGCGTCCCAGTCTCTTGCCAGTCAGGCGGCAGACATGCCAGCAGAATTCCGTGAGCACTTTTTTAATGCCCCGATATCCGCCCGGGTAGTCCTCGATGGCAAGGTATTGGGTGATGCAATGATAGTGCTGACGGAAGATGATCGGGCGCAGATTATACAGTTTACCGATCCGGCAGAGAGCTCGTACCCCGAGTCAGAGCGCCAGCGCTGGTTGCAAGCCTTCTCGTCAGCGCTGCCGCTCGGCCAGTGTGATGGCCGTTGCCCGCATGGCCTGATGGCCGTTGATTATAACCTCAGCGATGCCAGGCTGGTCCTTATCACGCCGGCGTCGGAAAGCGGCGCGGCGGATCGCTGGTTCAGCCTGCCTGAATCGGGCAGTTCGGGGCTGTTGCTGAACAACCAGTTGAGCATCAGCGGCAGCCGCCAGCAGACGGCGCTGGGCTGGACCGGCGGTGCCGAAGCCGCGACCGGGAGCTGGACCACCGTCAGCCAGTATCAACTGGACCGCAGCAGCGGGTCAGCTAACGAGACCCGCCACGCGGTGACGTCGCTGTACTCCCAACGTGAGTTTCAGCAGCATTTTGTCCGCGCCGGTCTGTTTACCCCTGACAGCCAAGGGCTGCTGCATCAGCCTTACTCACGCGGCGGTGGCGTCAGTACCCTGGTGGGTGCCATGGCGGGGAGCAGCGAGACGCTGTTGAAAGACGCGGGATTCGCCAGCCTGTATCCGGTTTACGTCACCGCCAACCGCGAGGGGGTGGCCGAAGTTTATCGCGATGGTTCCCTGATTAACGCGCAACCGGTCGCACCTGGCATGCAGATGCTGGATACCACGGTTTTGCCGGCGGGCATTTACGACGTTGAAATCCGCGTACTTGAAGATGGTCGTGAAAGTAGCCGGGTGACGGAAACCATCAACAAGCCGATGCGTTGGCGTAATACCGGGCAGCGTTTGCGCTACAACCTGTTTGCCGGCCAGCAGCGCACGCTGTTCAACAGCGACAGCACCCTAGGCACCGGCGAGCCGGCAGCCGGTGCCAGCCTCAATTATTTACTGCATCCCCGCGCTACCCTCGGTTTGGCGTGGCAGAAAATCGGCAAGGAGACGCAGATTGGCAGCTCGCTGGATTTTCAACCGGCGGACGCGCTGCAGTTTTACGGCAACCTGTGGAACAGTTCGGCCACCGGCTACGGTTTCGATTCCCAGGCGGTGCTTAGCCACCGCCGCGGCAACGTGGCGTTCGGACACAGCCGCAGCTGGTTCCGCCCTGCGGAAGGGTTTGGTGCGCAGCGTACCTCCTCGCCGCAGGCCGAGTACAACAGCGTGCTGTCGGCAACCTGGCGCTTTAACAGCGAGAACAACGTCAACGCCCGGATCACCCACCATAGCCGGGGGCGCGGGCCGGGCGTAGATGTGGGCTACAGTTCGCGGACCCGCGTGGCGGGCACTTCGGTGAACTGGCGGCTGTCGGGGTTTGATCGCCCCTATCAGGACAGCAGCGCCCTGCGTAATCGTGGCGTTAGCCTCAGCCTGAGCTTCCCGCTCGGCGGCGAAGGGCGCAGCGGTAGCGTCAGCGTCGGTAGCCGGACGGATACCACCGGCACCCGTGACCTATACGCTTCGGCGTCGGTCAGCCAGCAGTGGGGAGACAACAGCATTATCCGAGAAACCAGCGGCACCCTGACCGCCGACCGCCACGGCGCCAGCCTCAGCACCTATAACAGCTTCAATACGTCGGTAGCCGAAGGGAGCTTCTGGGGGCAACGATCCAGCGTTGACGGCGGGCTTTCGGGCGGCCTCAACACCGGTAGCACGCTGGCCTTCGGGAAGGGCAAGGCGGTGATGACGCAGCAGGTGGCTCATCATCAGGGCGGCGGCATGATTGTCGATGTAGTTTCCGATGACGACAGCGCCGAACTGGTGGCCCTGCATCAGTCGGGGGGCACCACGCTGAAGCCGGGACGCAACTTCATCCCAGTGGAAGCCTGGAAACCCGGCACGGTGCAGCTCGACTTCCCGGGCACCGAGGCACCGGCGCTGAAAATTCAGCCTGAATACCTCGACTATCACCACATCCGCGGCGGCGTCAGCACCCATCAGGTCCGGGTGATGAAGACCGTCACGGTGATGGGCCGGCTGGTGAACCGAGAGGGGTTGGCGCTGGGGGGCGCGCAGGTGATCAACCACGCCGGACGCACGGTCACCGAGTCCGACGGAGTGTTTACGCTGGAACTGCATGAGAAAAATCCGGTGGTCACCGTGGAACACCCTTCCGGCGCGCAGTGCGAAATCCGCCTGAACCCCGGCAGCCAGAAGCAGGAAGACATGATTTTTGCCGGCAACCTGACCTGCGACGGGCTGCCGCTGGCAGACAGCAACACCCGTTCCACTCTGCAGGACGGCTGA
- a CDS encoding winged helix-turn-helix domain-containing protein gives MDILFYYQVGVLKNGTRSLELSKQNKLGLALFCKKEGLLVTKEEFVQECWESKGVIVSDNTVRQTLFRLRSALADIGAPEDTLITQGRNGYVLKPGVIKVIDSDNVYEAAININAEPHHVSVKPSATADEATTAPEKSQRWPVSGQYALLALAVMLLFCGGVFLRYLFFTHEISFTHYKDEGGRAFFLL, from the coding sequence ATGGACATTCTTTTTTATTACCAGGTTGGGGTACTGAAAAACGGTACACGCTCGCTTGAGCTGAGTAAGCAAAACAAGCTCGGGCTGGCGCTCTTTTGCAAAAAAGAAGGGCTACTGGTGACAAAGGAGGAGTTCGTGCAGGAGTGCTGGGAAAGCAAGGGCGTTATTGTCTCCGATAACACCGTAAGACAGACCTTATTCCGACTGCGTTCCGCACTGGCTGACATTGGCGCACCGGAAGATACGCTTATTACCCAGGGGCGAAATGGCTATGTGCTTAAGCCAGGGGTTATTAAGGTGATTGACAGTGATAATGTTTATGAAGCGGCGATTAATATCAACGCCGAGCCACATCATGTTTCCGTCAAACCATCCGCAACGGCAGACGAGGCAACAACGGCGCCAGAAAAAAGTCAACGATGGCCGGTGTCCGGTCAATATGCATTATTAGCACTGGCAGTAATGCTATTGTTTTGTGGCGGAGTTTTTTTGCGATATCTCTTTTTTACCCACGAGATTTCCTTTACCCACTATAAAGATGAAGGTGGCCGAGCATTTTTTCTTCTCTGA
- a CDS encoding alkene reductase encodes MTDNSTRTDLFFPTTFGALELANRIVMAPVTRSRYGEDGIPHQLHATYYAQRAGAGLIVAEATNISPQGRGYAATPGIWNDEQVAGWKKVTDAVHAAGGKIVSQLWHVGRFSSTALQPGGASPVAPSVIIAEGNTYTVEGFVPVSMPRALETDEIPGIIEQYRRAAENAKRAGFDGVEVHSANSYLLDQFLRDSTNQRSDGYGGSIENRSRLTLEVTKAVIGVWGSDRVGIRLSPVTPDAGNTPPDSNVMATYGYLIGQLNSLNLAYLHFVEGATATSRSVPPGVDLDALSGQFNGPFIGNNNYDLEMAIARRAEGIIDAVAFGRLFISNPDLVERLRKGAELTIAAREAYYGGGAKGYTDWPNGND; translated from the coding sequence ATGACTGATAACAGCACTCGCACCGATCTGTTCTTTCCAACCACATTTGGCGCACTTGAACTTGCCAATCGTATCGTGATGGCACCGGTGACCCGCAGCCGTTACGGCGAAGACGGTATTCCGCATCAACTGCATGCCACCTATTACGCGCAGCGTGCCGGTGCCGGCCTGATTGTGGCGGAAGCCACCAATATTTCGCCGCAGGGGCGAGGCTATGCCGCTACCCCGGGGATCTGGAATGACGAGCAGGTTGCCGGATGGAAAAAAGTCACCGACGCGGTACACGCCGCCGGTGGCAAAATCGTCAGCCAGCTGTGGCACGTGGGGCGCTTTTCCAGCACCGCGTTGCAGCCCGGCGGAGCATCGCCGGTAGCACCTTCTGTCATCATTGCCGAAGGCAATACCTATACCGTTGAGGGGTTTGTGCCGGTCTCGATGCCCCGCGCACTCGAAACGGATGAAATACCCGGGATTATTGAACAGTACCGGCGCGCAGCAGAAAACGCCAAACGTGCCGGTTTTGACGGTGTGGAAGTTCACTCGGCAAACAGTTACTTACTCGATCAGTTCCTGCGTGATTCGACCAATCAGCGCAGCGATGGTTATGGCGGTTCGATTGAAAACCGTAGCCGTCTGACGCTGGAAGTCACGAAAGCGGTGATCGGGGTTTGGGGGAGCGATCGCGTGGGTATCCGACTTTCGCCGGTGACGCCGGATGCCGGAAATACGCCGCCAGACAGCAACGTGATGGCGACCTACGGGTATCTGATCGGGCAGTTGAACTCCCTCAATCTGGCCTATCTGCACTTTGTCGAGGGCGCGACGGCGACATCACGCTCGGTGCCGCCAGGCGTCGACCTGGACGCCTTGAGCGGCCAGTTCAACGGGCCATTTATTGGTAACAATAACTATGACCTGGAAATGGCAATTGCCCGGCGGGCCGAAGGGATCATCGATGCGGTGGCTTTTGGCCGGCTGTTTATCTCCAACCCTGATCTGGTTGAACGCCTGCGCAAGGGGGCAGAGCTGACCATCGCTGCGCGCGAAGCCTATTACGGCGGCGGTGCCAAGGGGTATACCGACTGGCCAAACGGCAATGATTGA
- a CDS encoding NAD(P)H-binding protein — MSHVFIIGAAGKIGRRLIPRLASRGLQPYALHRHAEQAGELSALGAIPVAGNLLALDAPALARLMTGSEVVIFTADAGGKGGPAMTQAIDGDGLTTAIAAAKLAGIRRFLLVSAFPDALRGGKASEQFEHYMAVKKRADVQLVESELDWIILRPGTLRDDVGTGKVRADVAIPYGDVSRDDVAATLVALIEQPEVNRVIIELTQGDLPVEQAVRRLAH; from the coding sequence ATGAGTCATGTGTTTATTATTGGGGCCGCCGGCAAGATCGGCCGCCGTTTGATCCCGCGTCTGGCCAGCCGTGGCCTGCAGCCGTACGCGCTACATCGCCATGCAGAACAGGCCGGTGAACTCAGCGCCTTGGGCGCCATTCCCGTTGCCGGTAATCTGTTGGCGCTGGATGCGCCCGCGCTAGCCAGGTTAATGACCGGCAGCGAGGTGGTCATTTTTACTGCCGACGCTGGCGGCAAGGGCGGCCCGGCAATGACCCAGGCGATTGACGGTGACGGACTGACCACCGCGATTGCGGCCGCCAAACTGGCCGGGATCCGCCGCTTCCTGCTGGTTTCCGCTTTCCCCGACGCGCTGCGCGGTGGCAAGGCTTCCGAGCAGTTCGAACATTATATGGCAGTAAAAAAACGCGCAGACGTGCAGCTGGTTGAAAGCGAGCTGGATTGGATCATTCTGCGTCCGGGAACGTTGCGCGATGACGTGGGCACCGGCAAGGTTCGAGCCGACGTCGCCATCCCTTATGGTGATGTGTCGCGGGACGACGTAGCGGCGACGCTGGTCGCATTGATTGAACAGCCCGAAGTCAACCGGGTGATCATCGAGTTGACGCAGGGCGATCTCCCGGTAGAACAGGCGGTGCGTCGCCTGGCACATTGA
- a CDS encoding response regulator transcription factor → MSAHSLAQRFMRRLTQSSGVAVVSSCEIMSKGFYSTLLETRRFNQVHLFKNESAVDKGFVERENISVVVIDADFFSCQQMVCFSVARISQYAGVSVIITSSGNDAAEVVEYMLSGAKAYIWRCAPLSCFIEAVDKVRRGGVLAGITY, encoded by the coding sequence GTGAGTGCACATTCTCTGGCTCAGCGCTTTATGCGCCGCCTGACACAAAGTAGCGGTGTCGCCGTTGTCTCGTCATGCGAGATAATGAGCAAGGGTTTCTATTCGACCTTGTTGGAGACTCGCAGGTTTAATCAGGTGCACTTGTTTAAAAATGAGAGCGCGGTTGATAAGGGTTTTGTTGAACGTGAAAATATCAGCGTAGTGGTTATCGATGCCGACTTTTTCTCGTGTCAGCAAATGGTGTGTTTCTCGGTCGCCCGTATTTCGCAGTATGCAGGCGTGTCGGTTATTATTACCTCTTCTGGTAACGATGCTGCCGAAGTCGTGGAATATATGCTGTCAGGCGCGAAGGCTTATATATGGCGCTGCGCTCCTCTGTCCTGCTTTATTGAAGCCGTGGATAAAGTCAGGCGGGGAGGGGTACTGGCTGGAATCACATATTGA
- a CDS encoding NAD(P)H-dependent flavin oxidoreductase produces MKTALCTAVNLQYPLVQAPMAGVSTPELAAAVSNAGALGSISVGASTPEQAEAMIAKTQSLTSRPINVNVFCHPPVQRDQRLELAWIRRFETLFDQYAATPPAQLSEIYQTFHDNPPMLEVLLARRPSVVSFHFGIPSAAVIDQLKARGIVTFATATSPDEARQIAASDIDFIVAQGIEAGGHRGQLDPRQDDGQLSTFTLLQAIKAVTPVPVIAAGGVMDGAGIAAMRRLGATGVQMGTAFILCPESAANQAYRHALKSPQAATTVMTSAISGRPARCIDNAFCQFTRRIAEDAIPPYPLTYALGKALAVAAAAKGEHGFGAQWAGQGVSLIREMPADRLVQTLVEEWQAV; encoded by the coding sequence ATGAAAACCGCTTTGTGTACCGCTGTTAACCTACAGTACCCGCTGGTACAGGCGCCGATGGCCGGCGTGTCTACCCCTGAACTCGCTGCTGCCGTCAGCAACGCCGGGGCGCTTGGTTCGATCAGCGTCGGGGCTTCAACGCCAGAACAGGCGGAGGCAATGATAGCCAAGACCCAGTCGCTGACCTCTCGCCCGATCAATGTCAATGTGTTCTGCCACCCGCCGGTGCAACGCGATCAACGGCTTGAACTGGCCTGGATACGGCGATTCGAGACGCTGTTCGACCAGTACGCGGCAACGCCTCCCGCACAACTGAGCGAAATCTACCAAACGTTTCATGACAACCCGCCGATGCTGGAGGTCTTGTTGGCACGCCGGCCCAGCGTGGTGAGTTTTCATTTCGGCATTCCGTCGGCCGCCGTTATCGACCAGCTAAAAGCGCGCGGCATCGTCACCTTTGCCACCGCAACCAGCCCGGACGAAGCACGTCAGATAGCCGCGAGCGACATTGATTTTATTGTGGCGCAGGGCATCGAGGCCGGCGGCCATCGCGGCCAGCTTGACCCACGGCAGGATGACGGTCAGCTAAGTACCTTTACGCTATTGCAGGCCATCAAGGCGGTCACGCCGGTGCCGGTTATTGCCGCCGGCGGCGTGATGGATGGCGCGGGCATTGCCGCGATGCGCCGTCTGGGCGCGACCGGCGTGCAAATGGGGACGGCGTTTATTCTGTGTCCGGAATCTGCCGCCAATCAGGCCTATCGCCACGCATTGAAGAGCCCGCAGGCGGCCACCACGGTGATGACGTCGGCGATTTCCGGCCGACCGGCCAGGTGTATCGACAATGCTTTTTGTCAGTTTACCCGCCGTATCGCCGAAGACGCCATTCCCCCCTATCCGCTGACCTATGCGCTCGGTAAAGCGCTCGCCGTTGCGGCAGCGGCGAAAGGCGAACACGGTTTTGGCGCCCAGTGGGCCGGACAGGGAGTGTCGCTGATTCGGGAAATGCCCGCCGATAGACTGGTGCAGACGCTGGTGGAGGAATGGCAGGCGGTATAA
- a CDS encoding LysR family transcriptional regulator — MNHTSLEIFTVVAEELSIIKAATRLGRVQSNITTRIQQLEQELGVQLFSRENRRLALTSQGRKFLGYAQRILSLAQEARQSLHPQQPSGTLALGAMECAAASRLSMPLSHFRQACPQVRLTLATLPTRQLTEKVYNAQLDCALVALPEGRDGNVICPDGLSSQPLFVEQMTLVLPVGFDQAKSGNDAGALKLAAFRQGCRYRELAIGLMARRLPANQQPAVQEVGSYHAMLACVAAGNYLCLLPASVLELLQLPAGVTLVAAGSATTHFIWRADARSPALDSLRRALAATSNVER, encoded by the coding sequence ATGAACCATACTTCACTGGAAATCTTCACGGTGGTCGCCGAGGAGCTCAGCATCATCAAAGCGGCTACGCGCCTGGGACGGGTGCAATCCAACATTACGACGCGCATCCAACAGCTTGAACAGGAACTGGGTGTTCAGCTTTTTTCTCGCGAAAACAGACGTTTGGCTCTGACGTCGCAGGGGCGCAAGTTCCTCGGCTATGCGCAGCGCATTCTCAGCCTGGCGCAGGAGGCGCGCCAGTCTTTGCACCCTCAACAGCCAAGCGGCACGCTGGCGCTGGGCGCGATGGAATGTGCCGCCGCCAGCCGGCTGTCCATGCCGTTGAGTCATTTTCGCCAGGCTTGCCCGCAGGTGCGGTTGACCTTGGCCACCTTGCCGACGCGACAACTGACGGAAAAAGTGTATAACGCGCAACTGGATTGTGCGCTGGTCGCGCTGCCTGAAGGCCGTGACGGTAACGTTATATGTCCCGACGGTTTATCCTCTCAACCCTTATTTGTCGAGCAAATGACCCTGGTGCTGCCGGTGGGGTTTGACCAGGCAAAAAGCGGCAATGACGCCGGTGCGCTCAAACTTGCCGCATTCAGGCAGGGGTGTCGCTACCGCGAGCTTGCCATTGGCCTGATGGCGCGTCGACTGCCTGCGAACCAGCAACCGGCGGTGCAGGAGGTCGGCTCTTACCATGCGATGCTCGCCTGCGTCGCCGCCGGCAACTACCTGTGCCTGTTACCCGCAAGCGTGCTCGAGTTGCTGCAACTGCCCGCTGGGGTCACTCTGGTTGCCGCCGGATCGGCAACCACGCATTTTATCTGGCGCGCCGATGCGCGTTCGCCGGCGCTGGACAGCCTGCGTCGGGCGCTGGCCGCGACGTCGAACGTTGAGCGATGA
- a CDS encoding YybH family protein produces MNSHPIRQIIAFCDSAISARNFDALMEHYAPDAALVVKPGTIAMGKDNIRNAFIAISDYFQHRLVVEQGEMQIVEGGGNALVIMETLLRFPDQQGVMVEITRRATYVFRQEDDGRWLCTVDNSYGTALLDRDSA; encoded by the coding sequence ATGAATTCGCATCCGATTCGGCAGATCATTGCGTTCTGCGACAGCGCTATTTCAGCCAGGAATTTTGACGCGCTGATGGAGCACTATGCACCCGATGCCGCTCTGGTGGTGAAGCCAGGCACCATCGCCATGGGAAAAGACAATATCCGCAACGCCTTTATCGCCATTTCCGATTACTTTCAGCATCGGCTGGTGGTGGAGCAGGGGGAAATGCAGATCGTTGAAGGCGGCGGAAATGCGCTGGTTATCATGGAAACCCTGCTGCGCTTTCCCGATCAACAGGGCGTGATGGTTGAGATAACCCGGCGGGCAACCTATGTTTTTCGGCAGGAAGACGACGGCCGCTGGCTTTGCACCGTTGATAATTCTTACGGCACGGCGCTTTTGGATCGGGACAGCGCCTAA
- a CDS encoding nuclear transport factor 2 family protein, whose translation MKPAFSERATIFGVDDDCKLTGGPIQGLFDIIDSAFRPLPEAKAAIVHIDIVGTAASARIDTDDISGFRFTDFFNLLKIEGQWRVVSKIYHTHTAA comes from the coding sequence ATGAAACCGGCATTCAGCGAGCGTGCCACTATCTTTGGCGTGGATGACGACTGCAAATTGACCGGCGGCCCGATTCAAGGCCTGTTCGACATCATTGATAGCGCCTTTCGCCCCTTGCCGGAAGCCAAAGCGGCCATCGTGCACATTGATATCGTCGGAACCGCCGCCAGCGCGCGGATCGATACGGATGATATTTCCGGTTTCCGCTTTACCGATTTCTTTAACCTGCTGAAGATTGAAGGCCAGTGGCGGGTGGTCAGCAAAATTTATCATACCCATACCGCCGCCTGA